TCGCAGCTATCCACGATGAGGGAACCGTACTCCGCACTGCGCTTCACCTCGATGGGGTCGTCACTCTCGAACTCGATGCGCCATCGTTCCCACACCTCAATGATCTCCTCGCAACGGCGAATGTACTCATCCAAAGGCACGAGGAAGCGATCGATCAGGTCCGGGCGGTCGCGGCGAATAAAGTGCGGCACGTACTCACTGAAGTGCTCGCTGGATTCGGTGACGAAGTAACCGAGGTGCTTCATCATCTCGAATCGCACCGCGTCCTTCCGGAAGACCTCGGGATCCTTCATCACTTCGAAGAGGCGATTATATAAGTTTTCGGCTCCTAACTTGAACTCAATGAAGAAGGACATGTGGTTGATGCCAGCCGAGCGGTAAGTTACTTGCTCATATGGCACGCCGACGTAGGAGCAGAGCTGCATCGCGGTGCCTTGAACGCTATGACAAAGGCCGACGTTCCGCACGCCCCCTGCGCGGTTGAGTGCCCAGCAGTTCATCGCCATCGGGTTCACGTATTGCAGCAGCAACGCGTTGGGGCACAGCTCGCGCATGTCCCTTGCAATGTCCAGCAGCACGGGTATGGTTCGTAGACCGCGCATGATGCCGCCTATGCCTAGTGTGTCCGCAATCGTCTGTCGTAGACCGTATTTCTTGGGTATCTCGAAGTCGGTCACGGTACAAGGCTCGAAGCCGCCGACTTGGATCATCGTGATCACGTAGTCCGCACCCCGCAGCGCCTCGCGACGGTCTTTCGTCGCCACAATGCCGTGTGGCCTTGCATTGACAGCCTTGGCCACCTTGTGGGCTACCCTGTTCGCTGTGTGCAGTCTGTCGGGATCTATGTCCATGAGCGCGATCTCCGCGTCCGCCATCGAGGGGAAGCTCAGGATGTCTCCCAAGAGGTTCTTGGCGAAGACGACGCTACCCGCTCCTATGAGAGTTACCTTTGCCACATGTGCCTCCTCGGGTCCGAGAATGCTTTTGAACTTGCATGTATTGGATAGGTTTTGCCAATAAACACGATCATTTCTCCGCGTCGGCAACCCCTAGCGCCATCCGCATGATTCCCTCTTGCGTGGCCGATCTGCCGTCTGCTTCCCCTACGATGCGGCCCTCTCGCATCACGAGGATGCGGTCGCTCATCCCCAGCACCTCGGGCAGATCGGAAGAGATCATCAGAATGCACACGCCGCGGTCGGCCAGGTCGTTCATCAAGCCGTAGATCTCCACCTTCGCCCCGACGTCCACACCCCTTGTGGGCTCGTCGAAGATCAACACCTGGCACTCGGTAAAAAGCCACTTGGCCAGAACCAGTTTCTGCTGGTTGCCTCCACTCAGGTTCTCGGCAGCCTGCTCGATGCTGGGCGTCCGAACGCCGAGGCTCTGCACCAAGCCCGTCGCGACAGCCCGCTCTCGCGATCGGCTGATCACCCCGACCGAAGATACCGATGAAAGTTTTGTCATCGTGCAGTTCTCGCGGACCGTCATGCCGACGACGAGTCCAAACGCCTTGCGGTCCTCGGACAGCATCCCGATGCCACACCGTATTGCGTCTCGTGGGGAGCGGATCCGTACAGTTCGACCCTCGAGGCG
This sequence is a window from Fimbriimonadia bacterium. Protein-coding genes within it:
- a CDS encoding alpha-glucosidase/alpha-galactosidase, translated to MAKVTLIGAGSVVFAKNLLGDILSFPSMADAEIALMDIDPDRLHTANRVAHKVAKAVNARPHGIVATKDRREALRGADYVITMIQVGGFEPCTVTDFEIPKKYGLRQTIADTLGIGGIMRGLRTIPVLLDIARDMRELCPNALLLQYVNPMAMNCWALNRAGGVRNVGLCHSVQGTAMQLCSYVGVPYEQVTYRSAGINHMSFFIEFKLGAENLYNRLFEVMKDPEVFRKDAVRFEMMKHLGYFVTESSEHFSEYVPHFIRRDRPDLIDRFLVPLDEYIRRCEEIIEVWERWRIEFESDDPIEVKRSAEYGSLIVDSCETNTPRVIYGNVPNTGIITNLMPGCTVEVPCLVDGMGIQPTHIGDLPPQLAGYISTNVSVQCLTVEAALTGKRDYVYQAAMLDPHTAAELTIDEIKSLVDDLIEAHGNYIPPMY